The stretch of DNA GTTGAAGGTCGTCACGGCCGTCATGTTGGCGCCTGGCACCAGCATGATGACGATCACCTGCGGCCGGGCGTGGTCGTGGTTGCTCGTCGTCTCGGGCGCGTCCGGACCCCAGACCTCGCCGGAATCGGCGCCGGTCAGGAGGATCAGGGCGACCAGCGTGAAAATCGAAATCAAGACCTTCCTCATTTCGCTCCTTCGTGGGGGTGGTTTTTCCCAACTCAAAGGATTAGTATACGGAAGATACCATCCGCATAGCAAGCCTGGGAACCGAACCATGGAAAACCCCGACCGCTTCAGCGACTTCCCCCCCGCGCCCCGGTTCATCCAGATCGAGACCACCACCGCCTGCAACGCCGCCTGCCCCTTCTGCCTTCAGAAGGACCTCGAGCGGGGCCCGGTGAGGATGGAGGAGCGGCTCTGGCGGAAAATCATCGGCGAGACCCGCGGCCTGGGCGTCACCTACCGCCCCTTCCTGCAGAACGAGCCGCTTTGCGACGTCCGGCTGGAGGAAATCGTCGGGTACATTAAAGAGGACCCCACGGCGCGGGTGGAGCTCAACACCAACGGCGAGCTTCTGCCCGAAAAGAGGGCGCGCGCGCTCCTGGAGCTCGGTCTCGACGAGGTCCGCTTCTCCATTGACGCCGTCTCGACCGAGGTTTACGGAATAACGCGGCCCGGCATAGACCGCGACGCCGTCTACGAGCGCGTCACACGCTTCTGCGAGCTCGCCAAGTGCACCGACTGCACCACCCACGTGCGCATGATCGAGATGCCCGAAAACGCGGGCGAGCGGGACGAGTTCGAGCGTTACTGGGAGCCGCTGGCCGACCGGGTGGAGCTCGTGCAGC from bacterium encodes:
- a CDS encoding radical SAM/SPASM domain-containing protein; amino-acid sequence: MENPDRFSDFPPAPRFIQIETTTACNAACPFCLQKDLERGPVRMEERLWRKIIGETRGLGVTYRPFLQNEPLCDVRLEEIVGYIKEDPTARVELNTNGELLPEKRARALLELGLDEVRFSIDAVSTEVYGITRPGIDRDAVYERVTRFCELAKCTDCTTHVRMIEMPENAGERDEFERYWEPLADRVELVQLYRWPWSGQTEADVVLKPCPKILGEMFFFTDGRAVLCCWDVVGRGVIGDANLNTALEIWNGPVVGDLRKILARGERRKIHLCSRCDAYGHLDWKPPQKR